In the Candidatus Dechloromonas phosphoritropha genome, TCGCGGGCCAGCTCGAGCATCGCCAGGAAATGCACGACCAGCCCCGGCACCCCCATGGCCGGATCGAACATCGTTTCGAACTGCACGAAACCAGCGCGCTCGCGCAAGACCCGGAGGATGATCCCCATGTGCTCGCGCACCGACAATTCCTCGCGGCCGATCTTGTGACGCGTTTTCAAGCTGGCCTGGCGCACGACGGCGATCCACGCCTGCCGGAGATCCTCCAGAGACACCTCCGGCAAGCGGACGTAAAGAGACTTCTCGACCAGCGTCTCGACCCAGAAGAATTCGCGCTCGGCCTGCGGCATTTCATTGAGCTTGAGCCCGGCCAGCTTCATCTGCTCGTATTCCATCAGGCGACGGATCAGTTCGGCACGCGGATCCTCACCCTCGTCACCGGCGCCCGCTTTCGGGCGCGGCAACAGCATGCGCGACTTGATCTCGATGAGCATCGCCGCCATGACCAGATAATCGGCGGCAAGTTCGAGGTTGCTCGCCCGCATGCTCTCGATATAGTCGAGGTATTGCCGGGTCAGCGGCGCCATCGGGATGTCGAGAATATCGACGTTGGCCTTGCGGATCAGGTACAGAAGCAGATCAAGCGGACCCTCGAAGGCATCGAGCATGATTGCCAGAGCGTCCGGCGGGATGTAGAGATCCAGCGGCAACTGCTCGAGCGGCTCGCCGTAGATGCGGGCAACCGGCGCGGAAAACCCGTTCCGGGAAAGATCGACCGTGCCCTGAAACGAGCATGCTTGAGGTGCAAGTTCCATGTTCAGCGGGCCGGAACGCGGCTCTGACCGCGGCATTGCCGGTTGAACGGACAGAAGCCGGTCGGCGCCTCGCTGTTCATCAGTGATATTCCAGACCCATCGACTCGCGCACGTCGCGCATGGTTTCGCGGGCGAGTTCGCGGGCCTTCTCGCAACCGTCGGCAATGATGTTGCGGACCAGCACCGGGTCATCCAGATAGACCTGCGCCCGCTCGCGCATCGGTGCCTGTTCGCGCAGGATGCCGTCGATCACCGGTTGCTTGCAGTCGATGCAGCCGATACCGGCGCTGCGGCACCCCTGCTGCACCCACTCCTTGCACCGCGCATCGGAATAGACCTGGTGCAGTTGCCAGACCGGGCACCTGTCCGGCTCGCCGGGGTCGGTGCGGCGCACGCGGGCCGGATCGGTCGGCATGCTGCGCACCTTCTTCGTGACCGACTCCCCTGATTCACGCAGCGTGATCGTGTTGTGGTACGACTTGGACATCTTCTGCCCGTCCAGACCCGGCATTCTCGAAGCCTCGGTCAGCAGCGCCCCCGGTTCGGCGAGAATCATCTTGCCGGTCCCTTCCAGATAACCGGACAGCCGTTCGCGGTCGGCCAGCGACAGGTGCTGGATCTCTTCGAGCATGACCCTGGCCCGCGCGATGGCCTCGCGGTCGCCCTCCTGCTGGAAGCGGGTCCGCAGATCCTCAAACCTGGCCTTCTTGCCGCCCAGTTTCTTGACCGCCTCGCGCGCCTTGTCCTCGAAACCCGGTTCGCGGCCGTACAGATGGTTGAAGCGGCGGGCGATTTCGCGCGAAAACTCGATGTGCGGCACCTGGTCCTCGCCCACCGGCACCTTGTCGGCGCGATAGATCAGGATGTCGGCCGCCTGCAGCAGCGGATAGCCAAGGAAACCGTAGGTCGACAGATCCTTGTTTTCCAGCTTTTCCTGCTGGTCCTTGTAGGTCGGCACCCGCTCCAGCCAGCCGAGCGGGGTCATCATCGACAGCAGCAGATGCAGTTCGGCATGCTCCGGCACCTTCGACTGGATGAACAGGGTCGCCTGTTTGGGATCGACGCCGGCGGCCAACCAGTCGATGACCATCTCCCACGTCGCCTGCTCGATGCCCTGCGGATTGTCGTACTGCGTCGTCAACGCATGCCAGTCGGCGACGAAGAACAGGCAGGGGTACTCGTGCTGGAGCCGGACCCAGTTCTTGAGGACCCCGTGGTAATGGCCGAGGTGGAGCGACCCGGTGGGGCGCATGCCGGAAAGGACACGTTCTGCGTACATGGTTGATCAGTAAAGCCCAAAAATGGATTCGATGGCCCGCGCCGCGAGTATTACCAGCGGATTCATGACGGCGCCGAGGATGCCGGTGAACAAAAGCACCAGCAAAATCGGGAAGCCCCAGCGCTCGATCTTCGCAAATTTCCAGGCCAGTGCGTGCGGCAGCAGGCTGACGGCGATCCTTCCGCCATCGAGTGGCGGCAGCGGCAGCAGGTTGAGCACCATCAGCACGCAATTGACGATGATGCCGATCTTGCTCATTTCGGAGAGTGGCAGCGTGAACACGTTGCCCGGCATCAGCCAGGCGAGCTTGAGCATGAAAGCCCAGCAAAAGGCCATGAACAGGTTGGCGGCCGGGCCGGCGGCGGCAACCCAGAACATGTCCTGCTTCGGGTTGCGCAGGCGGCTGAAATCGACCGGCACCGGCTTGGCATAACCGAACAGGAAGGTTCCGCCGGAAAACAGCAGGATAGCCGCGGGAATCAGGATGGTGCCGACCAGGTCGATATGGCGCAGCGGGTTGAGGCTGATGCGCCCCATCTGCCACGCTGTCGGATCGCCAAAGTGACGGGCGGCATAGCCGTGTGCTGCCTCGTGCAGCGTGATCGCGAAGATCACCGGCAGCGCCGAGATGGCGATGGTCTGGATAACGCCTTCGAGCATGCCGGTCAGTCCAGCCCGAACGGCGCGAGCGAACCGCGGCCGGCGCGGATCAGTTCGGGCATCCTGCCGGTCAGGTCGATGACGGTGGTCGGCTCGGTGCCGCAGTGGCCGGCGTCGAGAATCAGTTCGATCTGGTCGTCGAGACGATCCTGAATCTCCCAACCCTCGGTCAACGGTGCCTCGTCGCCGGGCAATTGCAGGGTCGTCGTCAACAGCGGTTCATTCAACTCCTGGAGCATGGCCAGCGCGACCGGATGATTGGGAACCCGCAGCCCGATCGTCTTGCGCTTGGGATGCATGACACGGCGCGGCAGTTCCTTGGTTCCTTCGAGAATGAAGGTGTAACTGCCGGGCGTCACCGCCTTGAGCAGGCGGTACTGGGAGTTATCGACGCGGGCGAAATGGGCGATTTCCGACAGATCGCGCACCATCAGCGTCAGGTGGTGGCGCTCGTCAATCTGGCGAATCAGGCGAATCCGGTCCATCGCCTCCTTGTCGTCGAGGCGACAGCCAAGGGCGTAGCAGGAATCGGTCGGCAGCGCGACGATGCCACCAGCGCAGATGTATTCGGCAGCCTGCGCCAGCAGGCGGTGTTGCGGCGAATCCGGATGAATATTGACGACGCGGGCCATGTCTCAGCTCAGCAGACGCCAGACCGGCTTGAGGTCTTCCGGCAGTTGCGGCAACTTGCCGAGATCGACATAACTCTCTTCCGGCCCGTGAAAATCCGAACCGCGCGAGGCATGGAAGGAGTAATGCCGGGCAAGGCGGGCGAAATGCATCACTTGGTCAGGCGAATGGCTGCCGCAGGTGACCTCGAGCCCCTGCCCGCCAATATCCTTGAAATCATCGAGGAAACGGCGCATCTCGCTGCCGGACATCCGGTAGCGCCCGGGATGCGCCACGACAGCCACGCCGCCGGCGCCATTGATCCAGCCGATTGCGTCCTGCAGCGTCGCCCAGCGATGATCGACGTAGCCAGGCTTGCCCGGCGTCAAGTAGTTCTGGAAGACGCCAGCCATGTCGCGAGCGATGCCGATCGAAACCAGATAACGGCCGAAATGGGCGCGTGAAATCAGGCTCGGATTGGTCACGAAACACAACGCCCCTTCATAGACGCCGGGGATGCCGATGGCCGCCAGCGCATCGCCCATCCGTCGGGCACGCTCGATGCGTCCGATACGCAGTTCATCGAGGCCGCCGGCCAAGCCGGGGTCCGCCGGGTCGAAACCGAGGCCGACGATATGGATCGGTACGCCCCGCCACTCGATCGATATCTCGACACCCGGGACAAAACCCATGCCGGCCTCCTCGGCCACCTCCCTGGCGATGAGCAGACCGCCGAGATCATCGTGATCGGTCAGTGCCCAGAGGTCGACAGCATTGGCCGCCGCCCGTCGCGCCACATCCTGTGGCGACAGCAGGCCGTCGGAAACGGTGGAATGGCAATGGAAGTCGAAGTTGGCTGGGGTCACGGGCAACAGGCAAAAAACAATCGAAGATTTTAACATGAAGCGCACCGTTGCCCGGATTCGCTTGCGTGGTGCAGCAGGTATCGGTGCCGCAGATTGCCTCGCACCGGGCATCCGGCTATAGTGCTCTCCATTCCGTGGGAGAGTGCAGATCCGCTCTGCCGCCGAAGGCGCAATTCCACCCGAAAACGCTCAGGCAAAAGAACCGTGGAAGCGGGGTTAAACCCGAAACTCTGGAGAGTGATGGCGGCTGCAGCACCCCGAGGGCGCCTCCTTCGGGTCACGGTCGACATCCACCGATGGGGCAAATCTCTCAGGTATCGAGGACAGAGGGGTGAAACGCAAGACGTGATTCTTTCGTTTCACCCCTTTTCCGTTTCTAGAACTGGCGTTAATCAACGCTTGCAAAGGATTGATATGCTGAAGAAAACTGTTCTCAATGCTGCACACCGTGCGATGAACGCACGGATGGTCGATTTCGGTGGCTGGGACATGCCGGTCAACTACGGCTCGCAGATCGAAGAGCACCACGCGGTGCGTAATAACTGCGGCATGTTCGACGTTTCGCACATGTGTCCGGTCGATGTCGTCGGCCCCGATTGCCGCGCTTTTCTCTCCCGCCTGGTCGCCAACGATGTCGCCAAGCTGACAGTTTCCGGCAAGGCGCTCTACGCTGCCATGCTCAACGAGGCCGGCGGCGTCATTGATGACCTGATCATCTATTTCCTGACCGACACGCACTTTCGCATCGTCGTCAATGCCGGCACCGCTGAAAAGGACCTGGTATGGATGCAGGCCAAGGTTTCGGAATGGAAGCTTGATGTAACGATCACCCAGCGCCGCGACGGTAACAACCCGTTGGCGATCATCGCCGTCCAGGGGCCGAATGCCCGCGCCAAGGTCTGGCAGGTGTTGCCGCAGGCCAAGGCGGCCACGGAAGGCCTGAAAGCCTTCTTCGCCGCTGAGGTCGACCAATTTTTCATCGCCAGCACCGGCTACACCGGCGAGGATGGCTACGAAATCATGCTTCCTGCCTGTGAAGCCGAAGCGTTGTGGAATGCGCTGCACGCCGCCGGCGTCGCCCCCTGCGGCCTCGGCGCCCGCGATACGCTGCGCCTCGAAGCCGGGATGAATCTCTACGGTCAGGACATGGACGAAACAGTTTCGCCGCTCGATGCCGGGCTGATCTGGACGGTCGCCATGAAGGACGAACGCAATTTCGTCGGAA is a window encoding:
- a CDS encoding segregation/condensation protein A, with translation MPRSEPRSGPLNMELAPQACSFQGTVDLSRNGFSAPVARIYGEPLEQLPLDLYIPPDALAIMLDAFEGPLDLLLYLIRKANVDILDIPMAPLTRQYLDYIESMRASNLELAADYLVMAAMLIEIKSRMLLPRPKAGAGDEGEDPRAELIRRLMEYEQMKLAGLKLNEMPQAEREFFWVETLVEKSLYVRLPEVSLEDLRQAWIAVVRQASLKTRHKIGREELSVREHMGIILRVLRERAGFVQFETMFDPAMGVPGLVVHFLAMLELAREKLVEFTQSEAFQPIYLRVHQGGSESGQESA
- a CDS encoding tryptophan--tRNA ligase encodes the protein MYAERVLSGMRPTGSLHLGHYHGVLKNWVRLQHEYPCLFFVADWHALTTQYDNPQGIEQATWEMVIDWLAAGVDPKQATLFIQSKVPEHAELHLLLSMMTPLGWLERVPTYKDQQEKLENKDLSTYGFLGYPLLQAADILIYRADKVPVGEDQVPHIEFSREIARRFNHLYGREPGFEDKAREAVKKLGGKKARFEDLRTRFQQEGDREAIARARVMLEEIQHLSLADRERLSGYLEGTGKMILAEPGALLTEASRMPGLDGQKMSKSYHNTITLRESGESVTKKVRSMPTDPARVRRTDPGEPDRCPVWQLHQVYSDARCKEWVQQGCRSAGIGCIDCKQPVIDGILREQAPMRERAQVYLDDPVLVRNIIADGCEKARELARETMRDVRESMGLEYH
- a CDS encoding site-2 protease family protein — encoded protein: MLEGVIQTIAISALPVIFAITLHEAAHGYAARHFGDPTAWQMGRISLNPLRHIDLVGTILIPAAILLFSGGTFLFGYAKPVPVDFSRLRNPKQDMFWVAAAGPAANLFMAFCWAFMLKLAWLMPGNVFTLPLSEMSKIGIIVNCVLMVLNLLPLPPLDGGRIAVSLLPHALAWKFAKIERWGFPILLVLLFTGILGAVMNPLVILAARAIESIFGLY
- a CDS encoding threonylcarbamoyl-AMP synthase, yielding MARVVNIHPDSPQHRLLAQAAEYICAGGIVALPTDSCYALGCRLDDKEAMDRIRLIRQIDERHHLTLMVRDLSEIAHFARVDNSQYRLLKAVTPGSYTFILEGTKELPRRVMHPKRKTIGLRVPNHPVALAMLQELNEPLLTTTLQLPGDEAPLTEGWEIQDRLDDQIELILDAGHCGTEPTTVIDLTGRMPELIRAGRGSLAPFGLD
- a CDS encoding PHP domain-containing protein yields the protein MLKSSIVFCLLPVTPANFDFHCHSTVSDGLLSPQDVARRAAANAVDLWALTDHDDLGGLLIAREVAEEAGMGFVPGVEISIEWRGVPIHIVGLGFDPADPGLAGGLDELRIGRIERARRMGDALAAIGIPGVYEGALCFVTNPSLISRAHFGRYLVSIGIARDMAGVFQNYLTPGKPGYVDHRWATLQDAIGWINGAGGVAVVAHPGRYRMSGSEMRRFLDDFKDIGGQGLEVTCGSHSPDQVMHFARLARHYSFHASRGSDFHGPEESYVDLGKLPQLPEDLKPVWRLLS
- the gcvT gene encoding glycine cleavage system aminomethyltransferase GcvT is translated as MLKKTVLNAAHRAMNARMVDFGGWDMPVNYGSQIEEHHAVRNNCGMFDVSHMCPVDVVGPDCRAFLSRLVANDVAKLTVSGKALYAAMLNEAGGVIDDLIIYFLTDTHFRIVVNAGTAEKDLVWMQAKVSEWKLDVTITQRRDGNNPLAIIAVQGPNARAKVWQVLPQAKAATEGLKAFFAAEVDQFFIASTGYTGEDGYEIMLPACEAEALWNALHAAGVAPCGLGARDTLRLEAGMNLYGQDMDETVSPLDAGLIWTVAMKDERNFVGKSALTATGQQKQFLGLILLDKGVLRGHQQVITKQGNGEITSGSFSPTLQQSIALARLPLGVQIGDEVEVDIRGKLLKAKVVKPVFARNGKSAI